A single window of Halobacillus naozhouensis DNA harbors:
- a CDS encoding thioredoxin family protein: MNLHEWFHKGVTPDTYIEAMEQHKENLLSIYDQFMVPEEDLSFFNPLRSEQLRAIVITEDWCGDAMLNVPIYLRIAEAGGIETRFLKRDENLELMDQYLTNGKSRSIPKIIVINKNGGEIFNWGPRAPKLQAFIDKSLASLPPNDAGDFKEKQQEMFQFVSKAYRDNKEFHSFVYQDIKKHLLNND; this comes from the coding sequence ATGAATTTACATGAATGGTTTCATAAAGGGGTAACACCTGACACTTATATCGAAGCGATGGAACAGCATAAAGAAAACTTACTCAGTATCTATGATCAGTTCATGGTTCCTGAGGAGGATCTGTCATTTTTCAACCCGTTAAGGTCCGAGCAGCTCCGAGCCATTGTCATTACCGAAGACTGGTGTGGAGATGCCATGCTTAATGTACCGATTTATTTACGTATCGCAGAGGCAGGTGGAATTGAGACCCGTTTCCTGAAACGCGATGAAAACCTTGAACTGATGGACCAATACCTGACAAATGGAAAATCCCGTTCGATTCCGAAAATTATCGTCATAAATAAAAACGGGGGCGAAATATTTAATTGGGGGCCACGTGCTCCGAAATTACAGGCGTTTATCGATAAGTCGTTAGCCAGTCTTCCTCCAAATGATGCAGGTGACTTTAAAGAAAAACAACAAGAGATGTTTCAGTTTGTATCAAAGGCTTACCGTGACAACAAAGAGTTTCACTCATTTGTGTATCAGGATATAAAAAAGCATTTGCTAAATAATGACTAA
- a CDS encoding potassium channel family protein, translating into MQQWIRDYFQLPLFIRLLSVIFITMIIFGTMIHLIEPNSFPTIFDGIWWAFVTGATVGYGDYVPLTVPGKLIAMLLIFSGGGLLTFYMVTLASTTVEHERALSKGQVRYKGESHIILIGWNERTRQLINMMRKDDIDDSIVLIDETNNQMYQKLSNVHFIKGDATNEETLEKANVCKARMAVVTSNPSKKEHQSDQAVIHQLVALKGHHPNLFIIAEVLTERQKVNAERAGANTVIRSNDFMSSLFYHELYRKDPLQPFQLFLNLLTNRQFHEEKVSSSLAGQPMIQIIEHYLKQSSQIIGIRNGKNFSFDFDANTTLTEEDYLILFTPFNE; encoded by the coding sequence ATGCAGCAATGGATTCGCGATTATTTTCAACTTCCTCTCTTTATCCGCCTGCTATCGGTGATATTTATTACAATGATCATTTTTGGTACTATGATCCATCTGATAGAACCAAACAGCTTCCCAACGATTTTTGACGGGATTTGGTGGGCATTTGTAACAGGGGCTACAGTCGGCTATGGTGATTACGTACCACTGACTGTACCAGGTAAACTTATAGCAATGTTATTAATTTTTTCAGGTGGAGGACTTCTCACTTTTTATATGGTGACCTTAGCCTCTACAACTGTTGAACATGAGCGGGCCCTTTCGAAAGGCCAAGTACGTTATAAAGGAGAGTCTCATATCATTTTAATCGGCTGGAATGAACGGACAAGACAGCTGATCAATATGATGAGAAAAGATGACATCGATGATAGTATTGTTTTAATTGACGAGACGAATAATCAAATGTATCAAAAACTGTCAAATGTCCATTTCATCAAAGGGGACGCCACAAACGAAGAAACACTTGAGAAAGCAAACGTATGTAAAGCTAGAATGGCCGTTGTTACATCCAACCCTTCAAAGAAAGAACATCAATCCGATCAAGCTGTCATCCACCAGCTTGTCGCTTTAAAAGGGCATCACCCTAATTTATTTATCATTGCAGAAGTATTGACAGAACGTCAAAAAGTTAATGCTGAAAGAGCTGGAGCCAATACGGTAATTCGCTCAAATGATTTCATGAGCAGTTTATTTTACCATGAGCTTTACCGAAAAGACCCCCTTCAGCCCTTTCAACTTTTTTTAAATTTATTAACCAATCGTCAATTTCATGAAGAAAAAGTGTCTTCTTCCTTAGCCGGACAGCCAATGATTCAGATCATCGAACATTATTTAAAACAAAGCTCACAAATAATTGGTATACGAAATGGGAAGAATTTCTCCTTCGATTTCGATGCGAATACAACTTTAACTGAGGAGGATTACTTAATTTTATTTACCCCGTTCAACGAGTAA
- a CDS encoding YugN-like family protein yields the protein MCVINLSSQLTGELFDLHELEQKLQPIGFSFSDNWDYEHGYFDYKIAEQGGYQFLRIPFSVVEGTLDSPTAPATVKVNQPYLLSHAYQDGIDDHVQEGNFRAAFDQFQTPRDKDADFPEEFIQTGKELVQQCEQVLLVERGK from the coding sequence ATGTGTGTGATTAATTTGTCGTCTCAACTGACAGGTGAGTTATTCGATTTACACGAGCTTGAACAAAAGCTTCAACCTATTGGATTTTCCTTTTCGGATAATTGGGATTATGAACACGGCTATTTTGACTATAAAATTGCGGAGCAGGGTGGCTATCAATTTCTTAGGATCCCCTTTTCTGTTGTCGAAGGGACACTAGATTCGCCAACAGCCCCTGCGACTGTAAAAGTTAACCAACCGTACCTTCTTTCTCATGCTTACCAAGATGGTATTGATGATCATGTGCAAGAAGGGAACTTCCGGGCAGCATTTGATCAGTTTCAAACCCCACGGGACAAGGATGCGGATTTTCCAGAGGAATTTATCCAAACAGGTAAAGAATTGGTCCAACAATGTGAGCAAGTATTACTCGTTGAACGGGGTAAATAA